The Starkeya sp. ORNL1 DNA window GGCACTGGTGGCGGAAGCGCGCGCCTCGAACTAGAGCATTTCCCGATCAGATGGAATCATCTGGTCGAAGAGGGAGTGCTCCAGCCTATTGAATCTCAAGCGCTTTCTTATCGTTCGGAGGTTTCCATCCGAACGGAAAGAGCTCTAGGTCGTCGATTCCCGGGCACGGAAATCCGGCCATTTGGCCGGGTTTCACGTGTTCTCGCGGTCGTAGTAATCGACCGTGTTCTCGGCGCGCACCATTTTCCGGAGTGTCGGCTTCCCTCGTTTGCCGGCGACAATCAGCACCTTGCCGGAATCCGGGTATTCGCATGCCTCGACCTCGACCAGCGTCGACAGTGCGAGGTAGCGCATCGTCGTGGTACCGGTGTTGATGATCTGGTGCGCGACCTCCGGGCCGCCGGGCGGGCAGGCAATGATGTCGTGCCGGCGCAGCGGAAAGCGCTTGTCGCCGAAGCGGAGTTCGCCCTCGCCCTCGAGGATGAAGAACATTTCCTCTTCGCCATGGTGGCAGTGGAACGGGCACTGAACCTTGCCCGGCGGCAGGACGGTCAAATTGTATCCAAGGTTTCTCGCGCCGATATGGTCGCTGATCGTCGCCCGGCTCGACGTATAGATGCCGTTCTCCTCGACGTCGTCGAACTCGACCTCGTCCAGGTTCATGACTGGCTTCACCATGCGCATCTCCTGATAAGCGCCGCGCGAGCCGATGGCCGCATCGCGTCGCCGAGAATGACCACTGCGCGAATGCCGGACAACCACCCGTGCGTCCGCTCGGGGAAATAGCGACGCGACCTAGCCGACGGACATCCGTCGGCGGCCTGTCTTGCCGGGCGAAGATGCTGGCGGCTGGAATTCATTCAGGAAGCTGGCGACGATGCGCGCCACCAGGGCCGGCTTGTCCTCCATCACCGGCAGGCGATGAATGTATTTGCGCACCAGGAAATAGATGAAGGTGGAATGCAGGTGCCACGCCAACTCGAATTCGAGCGGGTCGATCACGTCATCCTCGAGTCCGCGATAGACGCGCAGCTCCCGCACGATGATCTCCAGCAGGACATTGACACGGGTCTGGATGTAGCGGGCGATGATGTCGTGGCCGGCGAGGCTGGCATAGAGCGAGACGCGTATCCAATGATACTCGTCCACAGCATCAAAATAGGACAGGTAGAAATTCTCCAGGCGCTTGGGGAAGGGGACGCTGCGGTCCTTCAGCCCGGCTTCCCATGACGGCGACCAGCGCTGCAGGAACACCTTCTCATAGACCTGCTCGACCAGATTCTGCTTGGTGCCGAAATAGCGGAAGATCAGACCCTGCGACACCCCGATGCGCTGGGCTAGTTCCTTGGTCTGCGCCTCGAAGCCATGCTCGGCGAAGAACTCCACCGCGGCGTCGAGGATCATGCGGGCGCGCACGCCGGGGTCGAGCCGCGTGCGGGGCCTGCGGCGCGGCGCAGGCGCGGGTGGCGCGCCGGCCTTCCTGCGCGGCGAAGCGGCGTCTGCGTCGGTCTTGATCGGCTTCTTCACCCGCTCCCTCCGGCCGCTCGCGTGCGGTGTCGGCTCACAATGCTGTAGACCCGTCGGGCGCTATTGACAATCGGCTCAATATGTAATGCGTTCCTGCTCAATAGCGCTGCGCCCAGCAGCCGACTCCCGGCCGCATGGCCCGCCTGCTCGATGTGCACAATTCCAGCCGAACACCGTGGCGAGCGGGCGCCAAGCCGCCGCCGCGGATGAGAGAACGGGACATCAAACCCGTCGACCCGCCCACAAGGCCATCGCCTCGGAGGAGACGTCATGGGGTTCAATCAGGGTATCACCCGCCGTGCGGCCGTTGCCGCCCTGGCGTCGGGGCTGGCGGTCGCCAGCATTCCCGCCTTCGCGCAATCCAATGCTGCGCCGATCCGCATCGGCATGGGCATCGCGCTGTCCGGCGGGCTCGCCGCCTTCGGCAAGTCGGCGCTGCTCGCCATGCAGCTCTGGGCGGAGGATGTGAACGCCAAGGGCGGCCTGCTCGGGCGCAAGGTCGAGCTGGTCTATTATGACGACCAGAGCACGCCGGCGACCGTGCCGGGCATCTATGCCAAGCTGATCGATGTCGACAAGGTCGACCTGGTGGTGTCGGGCTATGCCACCAACCAGATCGTCGCCGCCATGCCCACCGTGATGCAGAAGAAGAAGGTCTTCATGACCCTCTTCGGGCTCGCCGCGAACGACAAGTTCAAGTATGGCCGCTATTTCCAGATGCAGCCCAATGGCCCGGACGCGCAGGCCGAATTCTCCAAGGGCTTCATCCAGGCGGCGCTGTCGATGGATCCGAAGCCGAAGACCATCGCCATCGTCGGGGGCGACGCCGAGTTCCCCGCCATCGCCACCGCCGGCGCGCGCGACAACGCCAAGGCGGCCGGCCTCAAGGTGGTCTATGACCGCACCTATCCACCCAACACCATCGAGTTCGCCTCGGTGGTGCGGGCGATCAAGGCGAGCAATCCCGACGTAGTGTTCGTCGCGTCCTATCCGCCGGACTCCGCCGGCATGGTCCGCGCGGTGCGCGAGGTCGGGCTCGACGTGAAGATGTTCGGCGGCGGCATGATCGGCCTGCAATCCGCCGCCCTGAAGAGCCAGCTCGGCGCCGCGCTCAATGGCGTGGTCGCCTATGACCTCTATGCCCCCGAGCCGACCATGAAATTCCCCGGCGTCGAGGATTTCCTGGTGCGCTACCGGAAGGAAGCGGAGAAGCAGGGCGTCGATCCGCTCGGCTTCTACATCGCGCCGCTCGCCTATGCCGAATTGCAGATCCTCGGCCAGGCAGTGGAGGCGACCAAGTCGCTCGATGACGCCAAGCTGGCGGACTACATCCACCAGACGTCGTTCAATACCATTGGCGGCGAGATAAAGTTCCAGGATCGCGGCGAATGGGCCGAGCCGCGCATCCTCTGGGTGCAGTACCAGGGCATCGTCGGCAACGACCTCGGGCAATTCAAGGAAGCCGGCAAACAGGTCATCATCTATCCGGACAAGTTCAAGTCCGGGAACCTGAAGTATCCGTTCGGCGCGCTGGCGAGGCCCGCTCCGTGATGCGCGCCAAGTGTCTCACTCAAATCGCCACGTCATCCTGAGGTGCGAGCGAAAGCGAGCCTCGAAGGATGTTGAAGCCGGGCAACGGCCATCGCCACGAACATCCTTCGAGGCTCGGGCTTTGCCCGAGCGCCTCAGGATGAGGTCGCTCTCTATCAGGAGAAGTAGGGACGGATATGGAATTCAGCTGGGACCTGCTGCTGAATGCGGTGGCCTCCGGGATCATGCTCGGCGGCTTCTATGCCGCCGTGGCGCTCGGCGTGACCATCGCCTTCGGCATGCTGGACATCGTCAATATCGCCCATCCCGCCTTCGTCGTGCTCGGCTCGTTCCTGGCCTTCCTCAGCATCAATACCCTCGGTGTCGACCCCTTCCTGTCAGCGCCTGTGTTCGCGATCGGCGGCTTCCTGTTCGGCCGGTTGTTCTACCGGGTTTACTATCATTTCTTCGAACGGCGCGGCGACGATTCGCTGCAAGGGCTGGCGTTCTTCTTCGGCATCATGTTCATCGTCGAGATCAGCCTGGTGCTGACCTTCGGCGTCGACTACCGGCTGATCGACCTGCCTTATCTTGCCACGACCTACGAGATCGGCGCCGTCCAGATCCCGCTGCGCCTCGCCGTGCCCTGCATCGCCGGCGTCGCCATGCTGCTTGGCGTACAGCTTTATCTCTCCAGGAGCTTCACCGGCCGCGCCATCCTCGCGGTGGCGCAGGATCCGGAGGCGGTGCGGCTCATCGGCGCCAGCCCTGTGAAGACCAAGGAGATTGCCTTCGGCATCGCGGTCGGAACCGCCATCGTCGCCGGCGTGCTGCTGATCCTCATCCAGTCGGTGGAGCCGTCGATCGGGCGCGAATTCATCGGCCGCGCCTTTGCCATCTGCGTGCTGGGAGGCATGACCAGCCTGCCGGGAACGCTGATCGCGGCGATGATCCTCGGCATCGCCGAGACCATGACCTCGACCTTCTTCGGCCCGTCCTGGTCGCCGGCGGTGGC harbors:
- a CDS encoding cupin domain-containing protein gives rise to the protein MVKPVMNLDEVEFDDVEENGIYTSSRATISDHIGARNLGYNLTVLPPGKVQCPFHCHHGEEEMFFILEGEGELRFGDKRFPLRRHDIIACPPGGPEVAHQIINTGTTTMRYLALSTLVEVEACEYPDSGKVLIVAGKRGKPTLRKMVRAENTVDYYDRENT
- a CDS encoding amino acid ABC transporter substrate-binding protein — translated: MGFNQGITRRAAVAALASGLAVASIPAFAQSNAAPIRIGMGIALSGGLAAFGKSALLAMQLWAEDVNAKGGLLGRKVELVYYDDQSTPATVPGIYAKLIDVDKVDLVVSGYATNQIVAAMPTVMQKKKVFMTLFGLAANDKFKYGRYFQMQPNGPDAQAEFSKGFIQAALSMDPKPKTIAIVGGDAEFPAIATAGARDNAKAAGLKVVYDRTYPPNTIEFASVVRAIKASNPDVVFVASYPPDSAGMVRAVREVGLDVKMFGGGMIGLQSAALKSQLGAALNGVVAYDLYAPEPTMKFPGVEDFLVRYRKEAEKQGVDPLGFYIAPLAYAELQILGQAVEATKSLDDAKLADYIHQTSFNTIGGEIKFQDRGEWAEPRILWVQYQGIVGNDLGQFKEAGKQVIIYPDKFKSGNLKYPFGALARPAP
- a CDS encoding branched-chain amino acid ABC transporter permease, whose protein sequence is MEFSWDLLLNAVASGIMLGGFYAAVALGVTIAFGMLDIVNIAHPAFVVLGSFLAFLSINTLGVDPFLSAPVFAIGGFLFGRLFYRVYYHFFERRGDDSLQGLAFFFGIMFIVEISLVLTFGVDYRLIDLPYLATTYEIGAVQIPLRLAVPCIAGVAMLLGVQLYLSRSFTGRAILAVAQDPEAVRLIGASPVKTKEIAFGIAVGTAIVAGVLLILIQSVEPSIGREFIGRAFAICVLGGMTSLPGTLIAAMILGIAETMTSTFFGPSWSPAVAFGVLLLTLAFRPAGILGR
- a CDS encoding TetR/AcrR family transcriptional regulator encodes the protein MKKPIKTDADAASPRRKAGAPPAPAPRRRPRTRLDPGVRARMILDAAVEFFAEHGFEAQTKELAQRIGVSQGLIFRYFGTKQNLVEQVYEKVFLQRWSPSWEAGLKDRSVPFPKRLENFYLSYFDAVDEYHWIRVSLYASLAGHDIIARYIQTRVNVLLEIIVRELRVYRGLEDDVIDPLEFELAWHLHSTFIYFLVRKYIHRLPVMEDKPALVARIVASFLNEFQPPASSPGKTGRRRMSVG